Proteins encoded by one window of Paenibacillus sp. DCT19:
- the dnaA gene encoding chromosomal replication initiator protein DnaA: protein MDSHTSDLWQQILSIIQNKLSKPSFDTWFKATKATKLNDRSIVISAPTTFAVEWLESRYTKLVGSTVYELLGKQVDVKFVIEENKPAEPDPQLPAPTPKVVQEEAVLSMLNPKYTFDTFVIGPGNRFAHAASLAVAEAPAKAYNPLFLYGGVGLGKTHLMHAIGHYVLEHDPSSKVVYLSSEKFTNEFINSIRDNRGESFRNKYRNVDILLIDDIQFLAGKESTQEEFFHTFNALHEERKQIIISSDRPPKEIPTLEERLRSRFEWGLITDIQPPDLETRIAILRKKARAENLDIPNEAMMYIANQIDTNIRELEGALIRVVAYSSLTNQDVSSHLAAEALKDIIPSSRPKMITIQDIQQKVGEYYSLKLEDFKARKRTKAVAFPRQIAMYLSRELTDFSLPKIGEAFGGRDHTTVIHAHEKISQSIKNDQELYKVINNLTEKIKNPT from the coding sequence GTGGACAGCCATACTTCTGATTTATGGCAGCAAATTTTATCAATCATACAAAACAAACTCAGCAAACCAAGCTTCGATACCTGGTTCAAAGCAACCAAAGCGACGAAGCTTAATGACCGTTCCATCGTCATTTCCGCACCGACAACGTTTGCCGTCGAATGGCTGGAGAGTCGTTATACCAAATTGGTAGGTTCGACGGTATATGAGCTACTCGGCAAGCAAGTCGATGTGAAATTTGTCATTGAGGAGAACAAGCCTGCTGAACCGGATCCGCAACTGCCAGCACCTACCCCTAAGGTTGTGCAGGAAGAAGCGGTACTGAGCATGCTGAATCCAAAATATACATTCGATACTTTTGTCATCGGCCCTGGCAACCGTTTTGCCCATGCCGCATCGCTTGCGGTCGCTGAAGCGCCCGCAAAAGCATATAACCCTCTTTTCCTATATGGAGGAGTAGGACTTGGCAAAACCCACTTGATGCATGCGATTGGACACTATGTTCTCGAGCATGACCCAAGTAGCAAGGTTGTTTATTTGTCGTCTGAGAAATTCACGAACGAGTTCATCAACTCCATCCGTGATAACCGTGGGGAGAGCTTCCGTAACAAATATCGTAACGTCGATATTCTGCTTATTGATGATATTCAGTTCCTAGCGGGAAAAGAATCTACACAAGAGGAATTTTTCCATACGTTTAATGCGCTGCATGAGGAACGGAAACAGATTATTATCTCAAGCGATAGACCACCTAAGGAAATTCCAACGCTGGAAGAACGGCTTCGCTCCCGCTTTGAGTGGGGGTTAATTACAGATATTCAGCCTCCAGATCTGGAGACGCGGATTGCCATTTTGCGTAAAAAGGCGCGTGCAGAGAATCTTGATATTCCAAATGAAGCGATGATGTACATTGCCAATCAGATTGACACCAACATTCGTGAGCTCGAAGGTGCTCTGATTCGGGTTGTGGCCTATTCATCATTAACGAATCAAGATGTATCATCTCATCTGGCTGCTGAAGCACTGAAAGATATTATTCCTTCCAGCCGTCCAAAAATGATCACTATTCAAGACATCCAACAAAAGGTCGGCGAGTATTACAGCCTTAAGCTAGAAGATTTCAAAGCACGGAAGCGTACAAAAGCCGTTGCTTTTCCAAGACAGATTGCCATGTATCTTTCACGTGAATTGACTGATTTTTCTCTGCCCAAGATCGGGGAAGCATTCGGAGGACGAGATCACACCACAGTCATTCATGCGCACGAAAAAATCTCCCAATCGATTAAAAACGATCAGGAGCTCTATAAAGTTATCAACAACTTAACCGAAAAAATAAAGAATCCAACCTGA